The proteins below are encoded in one region of Fimbriimonadaceae bacterium:
- a CDS encoding saccharopine dehydrogenase NADP-binding domain-containing protein, whose product MQNSFAILGSGMQGTAAAYDLAKFAAPARIFVGDVDPAQAKACADRVNGLVGDLVCEAVTVDAMDRANLSDFLDRTDIVLSCLPYWMHPLVAEVAIETMTDMVDLGGNTDVTMKTLDLNDRAVEAGVTLVPDAGLAPGLVNNIGFYIVESLDECDTVKLYCGVLPQNPKPPFNYKLTFNVEGLVTEYDYQAVALRENEIIKIDTLSEVEDLYIDQLGEMEAFVTSGGTSTAPYTLHGQVRNYEYKTIRHPGHAQLMRLFKDFGFWNEGQVDVKGTKIVPKDVFNAVFGPELAKFEDKDLCAVRGIGWGTRGGKPTTVQIDIFDRQCETTGFTSMERLTGFSMAIIAQEVVQGGVAKGAVRYEKAMTGQAFMHEFLRRDFNVKIRETVEIA is encoded by the coding sequence ATGCAGAACTCTTTCGCGATCCTCGGTTCCGGGATGCAAGGCACGGCGGCCGCCTACGACCTGGCCAAGTTCGCGGCCCCGGCCCGCATCTTCGTCGGTGACGTCGACCCTGCCCAGGCCAAGGCTTGCGCCGACCGGGTGAACGGGCTCGTGGGCGACCTTGTGTGCGAGGCCGTCACAGTGGACGCGATGGATCGCGCCAACCTATCCGACTTCCTGGACAGGACCGATATCGTCCTGAGCTGCCTACCGTACTGGATGCACCCGCTCGTGGCGGAAGTCGCGATCGAAACGATGACCGACATGGTCGACCTGGGCGGCAACACGGACGTCACCATGAAGACGCTGGACCTGAACGACCGGGCCGTCGAAGCCGGCGTCACGCTGGTCCCCGACGCGGGCCTCGCCCCTGGCCTCGTCAACAACATCGGCTTCTACATCGTCGAGTCGCTCGACGAGTGCGACACGGTCAAGCTCTACTGCGGCGTCCTCCCCCAGAACCCGAAGCCGCCCTTCAACTACAAGCTCACGTTCAATGTCGAAGGCTTGGTGACGGAGTACGACTACCAGGCCGTCGCCCTTCGCGAAAACGAGATCATCAAGATCGACACGCTTTCTGAAGTCGAAGACCTGTACATCGACCAGCTCGGCGAGATGGAGGCGTTCGTCACCAGCGGCGGAACGAGCACCGCGCCCTATACGCTCCATGGCCAGGTTCGGAACTACGAGTACAAGACCATCCGCCATCCCGGCCACGCCCAGCTGATGCGGCTCTTCAAAGACTTCGGCTTCTGGAACGAGGGCCAGGTGGACGTAAAAGGCACAAAGATCGTCCCGAAGGACGTCTTCAACGCGGTCTTCGGCCCCGAGTTGGCCAAGTTCGAGGACAAAGACCTCTGCGCCGTGCGCGGTATCGGCTGGGGCACCCGCGGCGGCAAGCCGACGACGGTCCAGATCGACATCTTCGACCGCCAGTGCGAGACCACCGGGTTCACATCGATGGAACGGCTCACGGGCTTCTCGATGGCCATCATCGCCCAAGAGGTCGTCCAAGGGGGTGTTGCCAAAGGCGCCGTGCGCTACGAAAAGGCGATGACCGGCCAGGCGTTCATGCACGAGTTCCTCCGGCGCGACTTCAACGTGAAGATTCGAGAAACGGTGGAAATAGCCTAG
- the pfkA gene encoding 6-phosphofructokinase, with protein sequence MRRIGLLTSGGDSPGMNAAVRAVTRAALGRGIAVTGFLHGWQGVIEGECWDMASKDVGGIIDEGGTILRTARSARFREREGRQEAMAVLRQQEVEGLVVVGGDGSLTGARTLWEEFDFPIMGIPGSIDNDISGTDYSIGFDTAVNTALEAIDKVRDTAYSHERVFIIEVMGRANGFIALEVALSSGAEAVLIPEVPYSLLEICDNLRKMHERGKRSSIIIVAEGAARASDVKDFISANTGFEVRYLVLGHMQRGGSPTAFDRVLALRLGALAANRLLSGFAGEMVGVDGNKLVSHPLSYVLSTERTVDPDKLLLVDVMAQ encoded by the coding sequence ATGCGACGGATCGGGCTCCTAACGAGCGGGGGGGATTCCCCGGGCATGAACGCGGCGGTCCGCGCGGTGACGCGGGCCGCCCTGGGCCGCGGCATTGCCGTCACCGGCTTCCTGCACGGATGGCAAGGCGTCATCGAAGGAGAGTGCTGGGACATGGCCTCCAAAGACGTGGGAGGCATCATCGACGAGGGCGGCACGATCCTGCGCACGGCCCGCTCCGCCCGGTTCCGTGAGCGCGAAGGCCGCCAGGAAGCGATGGCCGTCCTACGCCAGCAGGAGGTGGAAGGCCTTGTCGTGGTCGGTGGCGACGGTTCCCTCACCGGCGCCCGGACCCTTTGGGAAGAGTTCGACTTTCCCATCATGGGCATCCCCGGCAGCATTGACAACGACATCAGCGGCACCGACTATTCGATCGGTTTCGACACGGCCGTGAACACGGCGCTCGAAGCGATCGACAAAGTCCGCGACACGGCCTACTCCCACGAGCGCGTCTTCATCATCGAGGTGATGGGACGGGCCAACGGCTTCATCGCGCTGGAAGTCGCCCTCTCGAGCGGAGCCGAAGCGGTCCTCATCCCCGAGGTGCCCTATTCCCTGCTGGAAATCTGCGACAACCTCCGCAAGATGCACGAGCGCGGCAAGCGCAGCTCGATCATCATCGTCGCGGAAGGGGCCGCCCGGGCCAGCGACGTCAAAGACTTCATCAGCGCCAACACCGGGTTCGAAGTCCGCTACCTCGTCCTCGGCCATATGCAGCGGGGCGGGAGCCCGACCGCGTTCGACCGCGTCCTCGCCTTGCGGCTGGGGGCCCTGGCCGCGAACCGCTTGCTCAGCGGGTTCGCAGGGGAGATGGTGGGTGTGGACGGCAACAAGCTGGTGAGCCACCCGCTGAGCTACGTCCTCAGCACCGAGCGCACTGTCGACCCCGATAAGCTCTTGCTCGTGGACGTGATGGCGCAATGA
- a CDS encoding PEP-CTERM sorting domain-containing protein, translated as MKVREEKMLRCSALIAVIAGAAISSAQFTMATFADPSTTSAEPLFAFDLAKETLSGGWDKPGLTLITPGFTGGGQTENATFTFSEVALTFVIPGIYRMGPGNIKFYDADPNSPIFTITFDSGTFVRALGVGASKITADNVQFSGPRVPTGLSQETFSFSLANAIQNGAIESYTASFTSSATPEPATMVALGAGIAALVARRRKA; from the coding sequence ATGAAGGTTCGAGAGGAGAAGATGCTTCGTTGTTCTGCCCTTATTGCCGTGATTGCAGGCGCCGCGATTTCGAGCGCCCAGTTCACGATGGCCACTTTCGCTGACCCGTCTACGACCAGCGCAGAGCCGCTTTTCGCCTTCGACCTCGCGAAGGAGACTCTGAGCGGCGGCTGGGACAAGCCCGGCCTCACGTTGATTACCCCCGGCTTCACCGGCGGCGGCCAGACTGAGAACGCCACCTTTACCTTTAGCGAAGTCGCCTTGACCTTCGTCATCCCCGGTATCTATCGGATGGGGCCCGGCAATATCAAGTTCTACGATGCCGACCCGAACAGCCCGATCTTCACGATCACCTTCGACAGCGGCACTTTCGTCCGAGCCCTCGGCGTCGGCGCTTCTAAGATCACGGCCGATAACGTTCAGTTCAGCGGCCCGCGCGTCCCGACTGGCCTTTCCCAAGAGACCTTCTCCTTCAGCCTTGCCAACGCGATCCAGAACGGCGCGATCGAGAGCTACACCGCCTCGTTCACGTCTTCCGCGACTCCTGAGCCCGCCACCATGGTGGCCCTCGGCGCTGGCATCGCCGCGCTCGTCGCCCGCCGCCGAAAGGCGTAA
- a CDS encoding serine hydrolase: MLVRPWPFFVAATLMPVFSLGQVPTDLEAQIDKIAVDWNRKSGPGGVIAVARDGKMIFSKSYGLADLDHSVKNTPDTVMDVGSVSKQFTAMAILLLEEDGKLKTSDEITKYVPEVPTFGRKITLDNLLHMNSGLRDYLNVWLIGGYDFIEKRTFDDMLRTLSRQQGLNADPGEEFNYCNSGYALMAVIIERVSGKPIHTFCKERIFEPLGMKNTYFASEGDLVQKDRAVSYVIGADGKWRMLWSRLGTTGDGGLHTTVADLLLWHENFYDNKLGQGKPDLITKALSLTKLNNGQESPYAYGYFLDEIGGNKRVQHGGNWLGYNAATARFPDHHLSIFALGNAGDNKAQSIADEIARFVLQVPKGETLKEIEVPAADLEKYVGTYRVGSGIVLDVTLEGGRLMVQATGQAKFPVFPMSATRFFWKVVKAEIEFKADGSSATLFQNGQEIVFNRSQPFTPSPELVKDLPGTYESVEAETSLTIYKVDGMLYAVSERDSEAVPVTLSSSDRATIQGLGADLMKDATGKVRGFLLDFGRAKGIRFVKAKSSVVPEPPEDKAKAAEGK; this comes from the coding sequence ATGCTTGTTCGTCCGTGGCCCTTCTTCGTCGCCGCCACCTTGATGCCCGTGTTCAGTCTGGGCCAGGTGCCTACAGATTTGGAAGCTCAGATCGACAAGATCGCCGTGGATTGGAACCGCAAAAGCGGCCCCGGGGGCGTGATCGCCGTCGCGCGCGATGGCAAGATGATCTTCTCGAAAAGCTATGGCCTCGCAGACCTTGACCATTCGGTTAAAAACACCCCTGACACGGTCATGGATGTCGGCAGCGTCAGCAAGCAGTTCACCGCCATGGCGATCCTCTTGCTGGAAGAGGATGGAAAGCTGAAAACGAGCGACGAGATCACGAAGTACGTCCCCGAGGTGCCGACCTTCGGAAGGAAGATCACGCTCGACAACCTCTTGCACATGAACAGCGGTCTCCGCGACTACTTGAACGTCTGGTTGATCGGCGGTTACGACTTTATCGAGAAGCGGACTTTCGATGATATGCTGCGGACGCTCTCGCGCCAGCAAGGGTTGAACGCAGACCCTGGCGAAGAGTTCAACTACTGCAACTCCGGTTACGCGCTCATGGCGGTAATCATCGAGCGCGTTTCCGGTAAACCCATCCACACGTTTTGCAAGGAAAGGATCTTCGAACCGCTTGGTATGAAGAACACGTACTTCGCCTCGGAAGGCGATCTGGTGCAAAAAGATAGGGCGGTCAGCTACGTCATCGGCGCCGACGGAAAATGGCGCATGCTCTGGTCCCGACTCGGCACGACCGGTGATGGAGGGCTGCATACGACGGTAGCAGACCTGTTGCTATGGCACGAGAACTTTTACGACAACAAGTTGGGGCAGGGCAAGCCCGATCTGATCACTAAGGCTCTATCGCTTACGAAGCTGAATAATGGTCAAGAAAGCCCTTATGCTTACGGCTACTTTCTTGATGAGATCGGCGGGAACAAGCGCGTGCAGCACGGGGGAAACTGGCTCGGTTACAATGCGGCGACGGCCCGCTTCCCAGACCACCATCTTTCCATCTTTGCCCTAGGCAACGCGGGCGACAACAAAGCGCAGTCGATCGCCGACGAGATCGCCCGCTTTGTGCTTCAAGTGCCTAAGGGCGAGACTCTGAAAGAGATTGAAGTTCCCGCCGCCGACCTTGAAAAGTATGTGGGGACTTACCGGGTGGGTTCAGGGATAGTGTTGGACGTCACTTTGGAAGGCGGCCGACTTATGGTGCAGGCGACCGGGCAAGCCAAGTTCCCAGTGTTTCCGATGTCTGCCACGCGCTTCTTCTGGAAGGTAGTGAAGGCTGAAATCGAGTTCAAAGCGGACGGGAGTTCGGCGACCCTCTTCCAGAACGGCCAAGAAATCGTCTTCAACCGAAGCCAACCCTTTACCCCTTCGCCCGAATTGGTGAAGGATCTTCCGGGTACTTACGAAAGCGTCGAAGCGGAAACTTCGCTGACAATCTATAAGGTTGACGGCATGCTTTATGCGGTAAGCGAACGGGATTCGGAAGCCGTTCCCGTCACACTTTCCTCGAGTGACCGCGCGACGATCCAGGGCTTAGGAGCCGACTTGATGAAAGACGCGACCGGTAAAGTGCGTGGCTTCTTACTTGACTTTGGCCGGGCAAAGGGCATTCGGTTCGTCAAGGCCAAGAGCTCGGTGGTTCCTGAGCCGCCTGAGGACAAAGCTAAGGCTGCGGAAGGGAAGTGA
- a CDS encoding TfoX/Sxy family protein — MVYRPLRYEQMMKAAEGLDVRARRMFDGMAIYSGEKMFAYLVDAEIGLKLSPDDFKEAMTIDGAEPLRANPDAEPMREYVRMPSSVLDNYESFCAWVARSAAYASGVTVH; from the coding sequence ATGGTGTACCGGCCACTGCGCTATGAACAGATGATGAAAGCCGCGGAGGGTTTGGACGTTCGAGCCCGCCGCATGTTCGATGGGATGGCGATCTATTCAGGCGAGAAGATGTTCGCTTACCTGGTGGACGCCGAAATCGGATTGAAACTGTCCCCGGACGACTTCAAGGAAGCGATGACCATCGACGGAGCGGAACCGCTCCGGGCCAATCCCGACGCGGAGCCCATGCGCGAGTACGTGCGCATGCCTTCCTCCGTGCTCGATAACTACGAGTCATTTTGCGCGTGGGTTGCCCGCAGCGCCGCCTACGCCTCCGGCGTCACCGTCCACTAA
- the lepA gene encoding translation elongation factor 4 — MDQSHIRNFCIIAHIDHGKSTLADRILERCGHVRGNAQEQMLDTMDLERERGITIKMTAVRLAYTAKNGEEYQFNLIDTPGHVDFTYEVSRALYACEGALLVVDATQGVEAQTIANASMAMNQNLEIIPLINKMDLPHADPIMAREEIENALALDATDAIPCSAKTGFGIEEILEAVVERIPPPNGNADASLRALIFDSHFDTYQGAVAYVRVKDGCVKPGDRIKMMSTGKSFDVDEVGVFRPKLERGTALETGEVGFITGAIKTIGDASVGDTVTLAENAATEPLPGYRKAKPMVFCGLYPTDADQYNDLREAIEKLQLNDASLTFGPETSAALGFGFRCGFLGLLHMEIARERLEREFGLDLILTAPSVDYLVHRSSGVVDHVSNPSEMPDPNHIAFIEEPTVDATIMVPNDYVGTVMTLCQERRGTYKRTEWPSPNRAMLYYTLPLAEILLDFFDKLKSMTKGYASFDYELADYQQSELVKVDILLNGDAVDALSFIVNKQFSYPRGRAIVEQLRKVVPRQQYEVKIQAAIGARVIAADVIKPFRKNVIAKCYGGDVTRKRKLLEKQKEGKKRMKNIGSIEVPQEAFLSVLKVAE; from the coding sequence ATGGATCAGTCGCATATCCGCAACTTCTGCATCATCGCGCACATCGACCATGGCAAATCGACTTTGGCCGATCGAATCCTGGAGCGTTGCGGGCACGTGCGCGGCAATGCACAGGAGCAGATGCTCGATACCATGGATCTCGAGCGCGAACGCGGTATTACCATTAAGATGACCGCTGTTCGCCTTGCTTATACCGCAAAGAACGGCGAAGAATATCAGTTCAATCTAATCGATACCCCTGGCCACGTCGACTTCACTTACGAGGTCTCGCGCGCACTCTATGCGTGTGAAGGAGCTCTCTTGGTGGTGGACGCCACCCAGGGTGTCGAAGCACAAACTATTGCGAACGCCTCCATGGCGATGAACCAAAACCTTGAGATCATCCCCCTGATCAACAAGATGGATCTTCCCCACGCGGACCCCATCATGGCTCGGGAAGAGATCGAGAATGCCCTCGCCCTCGATGCGACAGATGCGATCCCCTGCTCTGCCAAGACAGGTTTTGGCATTGAAGAGATCCTAGAGGCAGTCGTCGAAAGGATCCCGCCACCGAACGGAAACGCGGACGCCTCGCTCCGGGCCTTGATCTTCGATTCCCACTTTGACACGTACCAAGGTGCCGTCGCCTATGTCCGCGTTAAGGACGGTTGTGTCAAACCGGGCGACCGAATCAAAATGATGTCCACCGGCAAGTCTTTTGATGTGGACGAAGTCGGCGTGTTCCGCCCGAAGTTGGAGCGTGGCACGGCACTGGAAACCGGTGAAGTTGGATTTATCACTGGCGCCATCAAGACGATTGGGGACGCCTCTGTCGGCGACACCGTCACTCTGGCTGAAAACGCGGCGACCGAGCCCCTTCCGGGTTATCGAAAGGCGAAACCTATGGTCTTCTGCGGCCTCTATCCTACGGATGCCGACCAGTACAACGATCTTCGAGAGGCCATCGAAAAACTCCAACTTAACGACGCTTCACTAACGTTCGGACCAGAAACTTCTGCGGCTCTCGGATTCGGGTTTAGGTGCGGCTTCTTGGGGCTGCTCCATATGGAGATCGCGCGTGAGCGATTAGAGCGCGAATTCGGCTTAGACCTCATTCTTACCGCGCCCAGCGTGGACTATCTTGTCCACCGTTCTTCTGGTGTAGTCGACCACGTGAGCAACCCTAGCGAGATGCCCGATCCGAACCACATCGCATTCATCGAAGAACCGACGGTCGATGCGACCATTATGGTTCCCAATGACTATGTCGGAACCGTAATGACGCTTTGCCAAGAACGCAGGGGAACCTATAAGCGCACGGAATGGCCTTCTCCCAATAGGGCCATGCTCTATTACACGTTACCGCTAGCCGAAATCCTCCTCGACTTCTTCGATAAGCTCAAGTCGATGACAAAAGGCTATGCCTCATTTGACTACGAACTTGCTGATTATCAACAGAGCGAGCTCGTCAAGGTCGATATCCTGCTTAATGGCGACGCAGTTGACGCTTTGTCGTTCATCGTGAACAAGCAGTTTTCGTATCCACGCGGCCGCGCGATTGTCGAACAATTGCGCAAGGTCGTTCCCCGTCAGCAATATGAAGTCAAGATTCAGGCGGCCATCGGAGCGCGGGTTATTGCTGCGGACGTCATCAAACCGTTTCGAAAGAACGTTATTGCAAAGTGCTACGGCGGCGACGTCACTCGGAAGCGCAAACTACTCGAGAAGCAAAAGGAAGGAAAGAAGCGTATGAAGAACATTGGCAGCATCGAAGTGCCTCAAGAAGCCTTCCTCAGCGTCCTCAAAGTCGCAGAATAA
- a CDS encoding 1-phosphofructokinase family hexose kinase, translated as MILTVTLNPAVDETLFVEGLHPHDRNRVTRVETDAGGKGVNLSRVAAELGAETVATGFLGGQSGMFVRTVLDRQGVRHDFVEVATPTRTNVLVEDGSGKPPTVFSALGPVITGLDWENLLGRVAQHLGRAAWVCTGGSNPQGLEPNSLRLLGEMAKNAGVKWALDADGDVMEQGLDAGPDLIKPNGDEAARLLGSPVRTVKQALEAADALTDRLHEAGSHSPTVIVSLGAQGAVMACQDRLYVAEPIEVESNSTIGSGDSLVAGFLVGLSRGLSPADCLRLGSAAGAATALTDGTEIGRRSQIEGLFDHAKVRLA; from the coding sequence ATGATCTTGACGGTCACCTTGAACCCGGCGGTGGACGAGACGCTCTTCGTCGAGGGCCTGCACCCGCACGACCGCAATCGCGTCACCCGGGTCGAGACGGACGCGGGCGGAAAGGGCGTGAACCTTTCCCGGGTAGCGGCCGAGCTTGGCGCCGAAACCGTCGCCACCGGCTTTCTTGGCGGGCAGTCGGGCATGTTCGTCCGCACCGTGCTCGACCGGCAGGGGGTGCGGCACGACTTCGTGGAGGTCGCGACGCCCACCCGCACGAACGTGCTTGTGGAGGACGGCTCCGGGAAGCCCCCCACCGTCTTCAGCGCGCTCGGCCCGGTAATCACGGGCCTGGACTGGGAGAACCTCTTGGGCCGCGTCGCCCAGCACCTGGGCCGTGCCGCATGGGTGTGCACCGGGGGCTCCAACCCTCAGGGGCTCGAACCCAACTCTCTCCGCCTGCTCGGCGAAATGGCCAAAAACGCGGGCGTCAAGTGGGCGCTCGATGCCGACGGGGACGTGATGGAGCAGGGCCTGGACGCGGGCCCAGACCTGATCAAGCCGAACGGCGACGAGGCCGCGCGGCTTTTGGGCTCGCCCGTGCGCACGGTGAAGCAGGCGCTCGAAGCCGCCGACGCGCTTACCGACCGGCTCCATGAAGCCGGCTCCCATTCGCCCACCGTCATCGTTTCGCTCGGCGCACAGGGCGCCGTGATGGCGTGCCAAGACCGGCTCTATGTCGCCGAACCGATAGAGGTCGAATCGAACAGCACGATCGGAAGCGGCGACTCGCTGGTGGCCGGGTTCCTGGTCGGGCTTTCGCGGGGCCTTTCACCCGCGGACTGCCTCCGCCTCGGCTCGGCCGCCGGGGCCGCCACCGCTCTCACCGACGGCACCGAAATCGGGAGGCGTTCCCAGATCGAAGGCCTCTTCGACCACGCGAAGGTCCGTCTCGCTTAG